One Rhinopithecus roxellana isolate Shanxi Qingling chromosome 7, ASM756505v1, whole genome shotgun sequence DNA segment encodes these proteins:
- the LOC104679031 gene encoding E3 ubiquitin-protein ligase SIAH1-like, producing the protein MSEQTAALDTSSTPGKAPAQSDTTRSSIDLAILFQCPVCLDYALPPILQCPRGHLVCSSCHSKLISCPICRGPLGFIRNLAMEKVADFVLFPCRYACLGCEITLPHTEKADHEEVCKFRLYSCPCPGTLCKWQGTMDAVMPHLTNMHKGITTVEGEDIIFLATNINLDGAFDWVMMQSCYGFHFMLVLQKQQDLNGDQQFFATVKLMGTRKEAEKFTYRFELKGHRRRLTWEATPLPIHEDIAKTIKNRDCLIFGANTALHFAENGDLSINATINKC; encoded by the coding sequence ATGAGCGAACAGACTGCTGCATTGGATACCTCGTCGACACCCGGTAAGGCGCCTGCCCAGTCTGACACGACTAGATCCAGCATTGACTTGGCAATTCTCTTCCAGTGTCCGGTTTGTTTAGACTACGCGTTACCGCCAATTCTTCAGTGTCCGAGAGGCCATCTTGTTTGTAGCAGCTGTCACTCAAAACTCATATCTTGTCCAATTTGCCGAGGCCCGTTGGGATTCATTCGCAACTTGGCTATGGAGAAAGTGGCTGACTTTGTACTTTTCCCGTGTAGATATGCCTGTTTGGGATGTGAAATAACTCTGccacacacagaaaaagcagATCACGAAGAAGTCTGTAAGTTTAGGCTTTATTCCTGCCCGTGCCCTGGTACTCTCTGTAAATGGCAAGGCACTATGGATGCTGTAATGCCTCATCTGACGAATATGCATAAGGGCATTACAACAGTAGAGGGAGAGGATATAATTTTCCTTGCTACCAACATTAATCTGGATGGCGCTTTCGATTGGGTGATGATGCAGTCCTGTTACGGCTTTCACTTCATGTTAGTTTTGCAGAAACAGCAGGATCTCAATGGCGACCAGCAGTTCTTCGCAACTGTAAAGCTGATGGGAACACGCAAGGAAGCTGAAAAATTTACTTACCGATTTGAGCTAAAGGGTCATCGGCGACGACTGACTTGGGAAGCGACTCCTCTACCTATTCATGAGGACATAGCAAAAACCATTAAGAATAGAGACTGCTTAATCTTTGGTGCCAACACTGCACTGCATTTTGCCGAAAATGGCGACTTAAGCATAAATGCAACTATTAATAAGTGTTGA